In the Flavisolibacter tropicus genome, one interval contains:
- a CDS encoding PD-(D/E)XK nuclease family protein — protein sequence MGVSTINKITSISPSQVQILKDCALRLVFQKSLKDTCYFPTSPSSLLGSIIHKILELSNKREVDASTFEEQWEATFVQAEKDYFKNPYNKQFANLKYWLPFYSVKKEITRLRIAKLPATKLNNQVFHTGKHNSYSQAEESINYQFLTGVPDLIEYKKGKVYITDYKTGPIYTCKNGKIKGIKREYEEQLKTYGLIIKKREGIKAENIILSLENVSSGEIEKRTFKEDEYEGHFADLKSRIEVVNRHVDTGTHQALGNPGTPACKNCQFRPICSKYAVWLKTSLENSIDLYMEYADLLQQSGGYCLKTREGSAVMNIPNSVINQVKDCLNEGFFIYNLSQSKNDPKHYYWTRYSALYKA from the coding sequence ATGGGGGTAAGCACAATCAATAAAATAACCAGCATCAGCCCGAGCCAAGTTCAAATACTTAAGGATTGCGCCTTGAGATTAGTCTTTCAAAAGTCATTGAAGGACACATGTTACTTCCCAACAAGTCCATCTAGCTTGTTGGGAAGTATTATTCATAAGATATTGGAGCTTTCAAACAAAAGGGAAGTTGATGCTTCTACATTTGAAGAACAGTGGGAGGCTACCTTTGTCCAGGCTGAAAAAGATTATTTTAAGAACCCTTATAATAAGCAGTTCGCCAACTTGAAGTACTGGCTTCCTTTTTACTCAGTTAAAAAAGAAATAACTCGACTTAGAATTGCAAAGCTTCCCGCGACAAAGTTGAACAACCAAGTTTTCCATACCGGGAAACATAACAGCTATTCACAAGCAGAAGAGTCGATTAACTACCAGTTTTTAACTGGGGTGCCAGATTTGATTGAGTATAAGAAGGGGAAAGTTTATATAACAGATTACAAGACTGGGCCTATATATACTTGCAAAAATGGGAAGATCAAGGGAATAAAAAGAGAATACGAAGAACAATTAAAAACGTATGGCTTAATTATAAAAAAGCGAGAAGGAATTAAAGCAGAAAATATCATTTTATCCCTTGAGAATGTTTCCAGCGGCGAAATAGAAAAAAGAACATTCAAAGAAGATGAATATGAAGGACATTTTGCAGATTTAAAAAGCCGCATTGAGGTAGTGAACCGGCATGTTGATACAGGTACACATCAGGCTTTAGGAAATCCAGGAACTCCGGCTTGCAAGAATTGCCAGTTCCGCCCAATTTGTTCCAAATATGCAGTATGGTTAAAGACAAGTTTAGAAAATTCTATCGACCTATATATGGAGTACGCTGACCTACTTCAACAAAGTGGAGGGTACTGCCTTAAGACTCGTGAAGGAAGCGCCGTTATGAATATCCCTAACAGTGTAATAAATCAGGTAAAAGACTGTCTTAATGAGGGCTTTTTTATTTATAACCTCTCTCAGTCTAAAAATGATCCAAAGCACTATTATTGGACTCGCTATTCTGCACTTTATAAGGCTTAG
- a CDS encoding T9SS type A sorting domain-containing protein, whose protein sequence is MRLIYFFLLPFLTCFTAAAQSSLAFTIKQLPLLQADAGKDTAVVMGSTVKIGGTAAASGGSGTYTYSWAPTTGLDRADIANPTATVNAAITYTLSVDDGRGCKKTASVNLKITAATAIDPISTALGLKLFPNPARSRLFLTTDRPVPAATLLLELYDVAGKKVYTTTLKGNRLLDHSLSLAPYLKGMYILKLTGNNFNSTFKVFVY, encoded by the coding sequence ATGCGGTTGATCTACTTTTTTCTACTTCCTTTTTTAACTTGTTTTACGGCAGCTGCCCAATCCTCTTTAGCATTTACCATCAAACAATTGCCTTTACTGCAAGCCGATGCTGGAAAGGATACGGCTGTAGTAATGGGAAGCACGGTAAAGATTGGCGGCACTGCAGCTGCCAGCGGTGGGTCTGGTACGTATACCTACTCCTGGGCGCCAACAACGGGGCTGGACAGGGCCGACATTGCAAACCCGACAGCGACTGTCAATGCTGCTATTACGTATACCTTGTCGGTAGATGATGGAAGGGGTTGTAAAAAAACAGCTTCCGTGAACCTAAAAATAACCGCAGCAACGGCTATTGATCCAATAAGTACGGCTTTAGGGCTCAAGCTATTTCCCAACCCTGCCCGCTCGCGTTTATTCCTTACCACCGACCGGCCCGTTCCAGCCGCTACCTTGCTCCTGGAGCTATATGATGTAGCTGGTAAAAAAGTTTATACGACTACGTTAAAAGGCAACCGGCTGTTAGATCACAGCCTATCCTTAGCCCCTTACCTGAAAGGCATGTATATATTGAAACTAACCGGCAACAACTTCAATTCTACTTTCAAAGTGTTCGTTTACTAA